The Musa acuminata AAA Group cultivar baxijiao unplaced genomic scaffold, Cavendish_Baxijiao_AAA HiC_scaffold_966, whole genome shotgun sequence genome window below encodes:
- the LOC103990294 gene encoding uncharacterized protein LOC103990294, producing MASGLVLTSIRPAVIRASAADGRGRRKGPAKSVAGGGGGNNWWVPLFGWSAEPDYIDGAGAGAGPAEDSPKKGATASAGEEERRRPAGRRFAAFTEEKARELRMRSMETEAFHDVMYHSAIASRLASDLPRRPLSADN from the coding sequence ATGGCTTCCGGTTTAGTCCTCACCTCGATCCGGCCGGCCGTGATCCGGGCGAGCGCGGCCGACGGCCGCGGGAGGCGGAAGGGCCCGGCGAAGTCCGTTGCCGGCGGTGGGGGGGGCAACAACTGGTGGGTCCCGCTTTTCGGCTGGTCGGCGGAGCCGGACTACATCGACGGCGCCGGAGCGGGAGCAGGGCCCGCGGAGGATTCCCCCAAGAAAGGGGCGACGGCGTCGGCGggggaagaggagaggaggcggCCGGCGGGGCGAAGGTTCGCGGCGTTCACGGAGGAGAAGGCAAGGGAGCTGCGGATGCGGAGCATGGAGACGGAGGCCTTCCACGACGTGATGTACCACTCCGCCATCGCCTCCCGCCTCGCCTCCGACCTCCCCCGACGTCCCCTCTCTGCCGACAACTGA